DNA sequence from the Acidobacteriota bacterium genome:
TCATCTGCGGGTCGAGTTCGACGTAGTTTTCATATCGCGCTAGCACTTCGCCGAACGCGCCCATGTCAATAAAGGCTCCAGCGTAATCGCGGACTTTCTTTTTGTAGCCAGCGCCGAAGCCCGGCTGTTCAATCGCATCGCCGGGAAAGATCGTCGTTCCACTGCCGCCTTCGAATCCGTAGCCGCGAATGAACTTCGGATTTTTTTCCGTCAGGTTGCGGAACCGCGCCAGATAAAACCCGCCCGGTCGCCCATCGTCGTTTGTGCGTAGCGCGCCAATTTTCTGTTTGTAAATGCCTGTGACGCCGGGCCCCATCACGTGTTCGCAGAAATTGTGGCCGACGTGGCCGCTGGAATTGCCGATGCCGTTCGGATGCTGGCGCGATTTTGACAGCAACAGCAATCGCGCCGATTCCAGCGTCGAAGCCGCCAGCACGATGACTTTCGCTTTGGCTTCGTAATTTTTTCCCGTGACGGTGTCAATGAACGCAACACCGCGCGCCTTGCCTGTGTTCGTGTCCACCAGCACTTCGCGGACGGTGGCGTTTGTGCGAATGGTCAGGTTGCCGCCGTCAAATGCCGGAAAGATCAATCCCGTGGGCGAATCAAACGCCGCGTGAATATCGCAACCGCCTGCGCGACGATTGCAGGCTCCACGGCTGAAACAACGCATGCGGTATTTGTTTTTGACGCCATCGGTCGTGACGCCTGCGCGATAAGGCGTCAGGGTTCGCCCCATTTTTGCCAGGCTGCCGCGCAAATGAACTTCGGCTTCGTTCAATCGAACCGGGCGCTGAAAAATGCTGTCGGGCAAATAGGGCAGGTTTTCTTTGACGCCGGAAATGCCGAGCAGCAAATCCACTCGGTCGTAGTAAGGCTGGATGTCTTTGTATTCAATCGGCCAATTCATGCCGTACCCATCGCGCGAAGTCGCTTTGAAATCGTAATCCGACAACCGCAGTGCCAACCGTCCCCAGATATTCGTTTTGCCGCCGAGCGCGCGTGCGCGCACCCAGGCGTAATTCGATCCGGTGTACGGATGATCTTTTTCATCAACGATCAGGTTTTTGCTGTAATCGCTGCCGCCCCAGGCCTGGACGTAGCTGTGCACATGGTTCGCTTTGATTCCGGCGGCGTACGGAGGTTTGCGGATCGTGTATTCGTTGGGCAACAACGCGTGCCGGTCGGGCGGCATTTCACCCCGGCGCGGATGTTCGTACGGCCATTCGTCGGACTTCAATTCCTTGGACGTATCAATGCGCTTGCCCGCTTCCAACAACAGAACTTTCATTCCGTGCGACGTCAGCACGTGCGCGGCCATACCACCTGCCGCGCCGGAACCGACAACAATCGCATCGTATACTTTGCCCAGATTGACTGCCTTGTCATCCGGCAACTTGATATTTTGTAAGGTCATATCGCCTCGTAAAGTTATTTGCTCGCGCTCGCCGTGGTCATTCGCCCGGAAATGTATTTTTCAATCCAGGCATATTCGCGACGCATTTTGTCCTGTTGATAACTCGGAACCAGAATGCCGTGGCCTTGATCGGGATACACGACCAATTGCGTGGTCACGCCCAATCGTTTCAGGGTTCGATAGGTTTCCTGCGATTGCCCCAACGGAACGCGTTCGTCCTTTTCGCCGTGAAAAATCAGCGTGGGCGTTTTGGCGTTGGTCAGGTAACTGAGCGGCGATTGTTCATCGAACATCTTGCGCGCGTCCCACGGAGTGCCGCCGTGCAATCGTTCGCGTTGCGCGACGATGTCCGCGGTTCCCCAATACGAAACCGCATTCGACAATCCGGCGCCGTACGCCGCACATTTGAATCGGTTCGTGTGGCCGATGATCCAGCCGGACATGTATCCGCCGTAACTCCACCCGGCGACGGCCAGTTTGGTTTCGTCGGCCACACCAAGCTTCACCAAATAATCCACGCCGCTCAGGATGTCTTCGTAATCCACCTTGCCGACCAGTTTGGCGTTCGATTGCGCGAACTTTGCGCCGTAATTCGACGAACCGCGAAAGTTCGGCAGAAACACCGCGTAGCCATTGGCTGCGTATACTTGCGGAAATGCGCTCCACGTCGCGTTGAAACTTTTCGTGTACGCGCCTTCCGGCCCGCCGTGAACATAAGTCAGCAGCGGAACGCGCCGCCCGGTTTGATAGCCGACCGGGTACACCAACAAGCCTTCGATGTCGGTTCCGTCATTGGATTTCCATTTGATCGCTTCGACTTGGCCGAGCGCGAATTCGGCGGCTTTTGGGTTGAGCTGCGTCAAAAACACTGGAACCATAATCCGCGCCGCCAGCAAGGCGATCTCCGAGGGAATGCGCGGATTTTCGTGAACGAAAGCAATGTTCATCCCGTCCGGCGTCACGGAAAACGCTGGATTGACGCCGTCGCTGCGCGTCATGGCTTGCGGCGTCTGGTCGTTGATGTTCATCGTGTAAATTTGTTCGTTGACGCCCAGTCCCGCGTTGAACACCAATCGCTGGCTGTCGAACACCCAGCGATGCGCGTGAATGTATCCATCAAAGGTTTTCGCCAACGCGCGCGCTTCGCCGCCGTTTGCCGGAATCAGATGAATGTGATCCGGGCCGACGTTTGCGTCGCCATCGGCATGAGCCAGATAGGAAATCCAACGGCCATCGGGCGAAAACCGCGCATCGCTTTCCGCCCCGTTGCCTTTGGTCAGTTGTTTGGCCGACGCCGAATCCACAGTCGCGCTTTGCCAGTTGACTGGGATTGTGAACACTTCCGTCGTTGCGCCATCCAGTAACTTCGGCGTCTGCCGTGCGGTAAAAACGATCTGCTGGCTGTTCCAGGCCCAGCTAAATCCCGTGATGTGCCGAGTGCCTTTCGTCAGTTGTTTTACTTCTCCGGTGGCGATTTCCAACAACCACAACTGCGCAAAACGGTAATCTTCATCCGCGACAATCGGCGCTTTCGTCTTCGGCTTTTCGCGCGGCTCTTCGGCGATGAAAGCAATGAAGCGACCATCCGGCGACCATTCAAAATCCGTCACCGGCGCTTTGTGAAAGGTGAGTTTTTCCGGTTCGCCGCCTTGCAAATTGAGCGCGTAAACTTGAACGCCGTCATCGCCGCGATCCGACAGAAACGCCAGCCGCCGTTGATCCGGCGACCAGCGAGGATGATCGTCGCGTTTGGGATTCGTGGTCAGACGCACGGTTTCGCGCGCATCGTTGACCATCCAAAGGTCGGAATTGAATCGGTCGTTTTCCCGATCCCAGACGGTGACGACAAAGGCTATGCGGCGGCTGTCATACGAAATTTGCGGGTCGCTGGCGCGGTTCAGCGCCACGACGTCTTCCGGCGTCATCGCGCGTTTTGTTTGCGCCAGGGCGGCGACGGTGAGAATCAAAACCAGGCTCAGGGCGAGTGAAAGTCGTTGAGTCATTCTATTCTCCGAAATTGGGTTACTGCTGGTTCGGCCATTGACCGGAACGAATCGCCTGCTCGAATTGATGCACGGCATCGGTCAGGGATTGTTGGAACGCATCCTGGAACTGCGTTTGGTAATTGTCCGGGGCGTGGATGTATTGATTCAAAAACTGTTGAAAGCGTTCCGTGCCGCGCGTTTGTTTCAGGTATTCCAGAAAGTATCGCTGCGCCGGATAGGCAAAGCGCGCGCTCCAATCGGCAGCGTTGCGATCCATTTGCGCCGGATCAATGACTTTTGTCAGATCGGCGGTTTTGGCTTTTTCGATGAACTCGGCTTGCGATAAATAACAACTTTGATTCCCGAACCAAACCGCAATGCCTTCGGAAAACCACATCTGATCGGTCATCTTCAATGAATTGCGAATGGAGGTGTTTTGGCTGATGACAGCATGCGACAGTTCGTGTCGCAGAAACTCGGCGATGCTGAAATTCTTTTCCTTGAGCTTCGGCGTGAGGTAAATCGCGTCGCCGGTTCCCAGCGTCACGCCGCCCAGCGGTTTGACGTTCATCCAGAACCAGGATCGCTGGCAGTCGCTCCAGTTTTTGCAGGCGACCACCTTGACCCGCCGATGGAATTTCAAGTGATGAAACGCCTCGGCTTCGGCCATCATTTGATCCACCTGGCGGTAATCATCCGGCTCCGGTTCATTCCGGTTGAAATACACGTCGGCGTGCGCATAACTCGCTTCGCTATAGCCGGGTTTGATCGGCGACCACGGCAGCAGCGGGCCGAACGGAAAGGCCATCAACAGCAAAAAGAAAAGCGAGGACGCCGCCCCGATCAACAACTTTCGTCTGAACTTTTTCAACAAGATTTGCTTTCCCTCCGAACGTTGAAATTCACCGACAGATTCAGCCTCAGCCACGGTTTTCTGTCAACCAGCCAGAAAATCAACTAAATTATACGTTGACACCAACGTATTTATCCGTTACTGTCCGCGCCGCAATCGAACAACGTATAAATCCGTTCGTAATTTCCCGGAGGCGACCAATGCCGAGAGAAGTCTCAAAAACTTTCACTGACAAGGAACTGGAAATCATGCGTGTGGTCTGGGAACTGGGCGAAGCCACCGCCCGCCAGATTCAGGAAGCCGTGCCGGGCGAACCGCATTACAACAGCGTTCTGACGATCATTCGCGTGTTGGAACGCAAAGGCCACCTGACGCATCGGGTCGAAGGCAAAGCGCACGTGTATCGCGCCAAAGCCAAGCCGGAAAAGGCGCGCAACAAAGTCCTGAGCCATTTGATCGGTCAGGTTTTTGGCGGTTCGCCCGCTTCGCTGGTGCTGCATCTGGTCGAAACCGGCGACCTGACCGAAGACGATTTGAACGAAATTCGCCAGAAAGCCGCCGCGCGAGCAGAAGCCTTATCCGCGGCTGAAACTTCCCAGCCAAGCAAACCGGCAAAATCCAAAAAAGGAGACAGCAAATGAATACCTGGACAAGTTTCCTGACGTTGACTGGAAAAGGCTTTGCGTGGTTATTCGCCTGGAGTTGGCAATCATTGGTGCTGCTGGCGAGTGTTTGGCTGGGTTTGAAGTTACTGCGAACGAAGTCGCCCGCGCTGCGCCATCAAATTTGGCTGATTGCTTTGGCAACGGTGGCGTTGCTGCCATTTCTGGCAATAGTGGCCAAACAGCTTCCCTTGTCACAGTCAAACAGCCGCACGCTTCATTACGTGACGGCGATTTCCGATTCCGCCAATTTTGCAATTTCCGGAACGGCCTCGCCGACAGAACCGGTTATCAAAAAAGCGGATTTCACCACCACCACTCCCATTTCAAAGAATCCAATCCCAGCTTGGCCCCCTGTTCGGCAGTTTGCCTGGATGACGATGTTTCTGCTTTGGGCAGCAGGTGTTTTTGTTGGGCTTTTCAGGTTTTGGCGACAGTACAAAACTTTGAAGCAGTTGCGTGTCAACAGCCAACCGATTTCCCCAACGGAGCTTGATTGCGCCGAATGCGCTCCCGATTTGCTGAATGTTGGAACCAGCATAAGCCTGTCGGCTGAAATCAGTTCCCCCATTTTGGTTGGCGTACGGCGTCCGATGATTTTGTTGCCCGCGGACATTACGGATTGGACTGGGGCTGACGAACGTCAGGCAATGATTCGGCACGAATTGGCGCACGTGGAACGGCGCGATCATTGGATCAATTTGCTGCCAACGCTGCTTCATATCGTTTTCTTTTTCCATCCGATGGTTCGGTACGCTTGTCGGCAACTTGGCTTGGAGCGGGAACTGGCTTGTGACGACCAAGTCGTCAGCCTGGGTATCACCGCCGAAACGTATGCCGAAAGCATCCTCAAAGTCGCCGAGCGAAGCCTCGCTCAAAGTTGGTCGCCGCGCGGCGCTCACCAGCTTGCGCTTTTTTCCGCCAAACACATTCTCGAAAGGAGGATCGAAATGATTCTAAACAAAGATCGCGCGCGCGTGATCGCGCGGCAGTGGAAATATTTGCTTCTGCCCGCAGCAATGATCGCCCTTGTCGCCTGGTTGCTGATTCCCGCAGGTTCCGCGAAACCTGGATTGGCTCATCCGCAAACCGGCTCTGCAGATTCAAAATTTCAGCTTGTGAAATCTTTGGGCGATAACAAAGCCTACAACCAGTTGATTGAAATGGCGTTGCACAATCCCGATGCCGAGTTGCGCCGGTTGGCAGCCATTAAGATCACCGAGATCGAAGGCGACGGTAGCACCGATGCAATGTTGGAGCTTTACCGCAAAACCGACGATCTGGAAGTGAAACAAATGATCGTCGAAACCTTTGCCAGAACCAGCGAGATCGAACCGCTGACAAAGATCGCACTGACAGATTCATCCCCTGAAATGAGAGCGCGAGCGCTTTCCAGAATCAAATGGTTGAAAGAAAACAGTGAAAGCGCCGATGTCAGAGCCTGGAACGTTCCCGGATTGCAGGAGCAATTGAACACGTTGCAGGATCAGCCGCCTCCGCCGCCGCCGCCACCGCCAACAGAAGAAATGACCGTCGAAGCGGGTAAACCGCTCAATCCATTGCGCTGGCAACGGGATAAAAATTCGATTTTCGCCCTGCTTCGCGAAGCCGTTTCCGCCAATATCAATCACGATACGGCGTTTTTTGAGCGGGTTTTGGATGATGATTACGTCAGCACAGGCCCCAGCGGCGAAACAATGAACAAAGCGCAGGTGATTGCGGACGTCAAGCGGCTGGATTACACAGTCAAAAAGTTTGAATTCGACGACCTGCGGATTTCAAGTTTTGACGGTGGCGCGTTCGCCACGTTTTTGGGGACGGTTTATTTTCAAACCAACGGCGTGGATTCGACCGTGCAATATCGTTACACCATCAATTTCATCGAACGAAATGGAGAATTGAAAATCGCGGCGGATCATCTCAGTCGCAAGTTGTAGACAGATGGCGTTCGTCCAACAGAAAAGGCAGACGCTCAGCACCTGCCTTTTCTGTTTTCATTTGGAATCCCGCTTAAATGCCGCCACTCACCAGTTAATAGGCGCTTGCCTGATCCAATACAGCAATTGCCGACGGACTCAGTTCAAGGGCTGTCGCTTCGACCAATTCGTTCAATTGTTCCAAGCTGGTGGCACTGGCAATCGGCGCAGTGATGCCGGGACGCGCAATCAACCAGGCAAGCGCGACGCTGGCCGGCGTTGCGTCGGTTTGTTCCGCAATCTGATCCAGCGCTGCCAGAATCCGAAATCCACGGTCATTCAAATACATTTTGACGCCCTGGCCGCGAACGCTTTTCGACAGATCGTCTTCCGACCGGTATTTGCCGCTCAAAAACCCCTTTGCCAACGAAAAGTAAGGAATCACCCCGACGTTGCTTTCCGCGCAAAGCGGTTCAAGCTCTTCTTCGTAATCTGCGCGGTCATAGAGGTTGTAAAAAGGTTGCAAGCATTCGTATCGGGGAAATCCGTTTTCGCCGAGTTCTAACGCCTCTGCCAGACGTTCGGCGGTGTAATTCGACGCGCCAATCGCGCGGACTTTCCCTTGTTGGATCAATGCTGCGTATGCTTCCAGTGTTTCTTCCAACGGTGTTTGCGCGTCGTCCGTGTGCGACTGGTACAAATCAATGTAATCCGTCTGCAAGCGGCGCAGCGAATCTTCCACCGCTTGTAGAATATAGGACTTCGACAATCCCTTCTTCCCTTCTCCCATTTCCATGCCGACTTTGGTGGCAATGATGACTTTGTCGCGCGCTCCGCTACGGTTCAGCCAATTGCCAATGATGGTTTCGGATTCTCCGCCGCTGTTGCCCGGCGCCCAGCGCGAATACACATCGGCGGTATCCAAAAAGTTCAATCCCGACGCAACCATCGCATCTAGCAAACCGAACGCCGTTGGCTCATCAATGTTCCAGCCAAACACATTGCAGCCCAAACATAACGGCGTGACTTCTAGTCCGGAATTTCCCAGCTTACGTGTTCTCATTTTATTTTCTCCTCAAAAAAACGAGTGGCGCGAGCCAGCGCCCGCGCCACATTGTATCTCATTGCACTTGACGATTATCTATCCGCCAATTTCCTTCCCGCATTCAACTGATCGAAATTCATGATCGCGTTGAAGACCAGAAAATAACTGCCTTGCGTTTCGGCGCGCCAGAAGGGGTTGTTGGAAAACAGCACGACGTGGCCTTTGCCGACGGGAACGTCAACCACGGCGGCGTGTTGCGCCAGTTCGTTCCCGGCTTCGAGCAAACCGGAAACCAGCAAATCGCGCGCGTCCGAGTATCGCAGCACGACGCGAGGACGCGCATCCGGCGGAATCAACCCCACGGCGTTGCGAAGTTGTTCTGTCGTTACGGGCGGGACTTCCCAGATTTCCGAGCGCGGATTTTCGGGAATCGCGTCGGGTTGGCGACTTTGAACCACGTCGGGATCGTCCGGCGAACCGCGTCCCGTCAGCCGGTCGCCGCCTTCGCCTGTAAAACGACGCCCGCCGCGTCCGCCTACCGTATTGCTCAAGTTAAAAATTGGCCCGCTGGAATAGAAAATCGCCAGGTTGTCTTTGTACCCATACGCAATCGGGCTGGCTGCATCCACCATCTTCGAACGTACGACGGTGCCCGGCGCTCTGAGCCGTTGCGATGAAGCGGTGGAAACTCCGTTGGTGAGATTGAAGGTAATGGCAAAATTCGCTGTGTCGTTCGCTGTAATCAACAAACCGCCCTGCCCGACGAACATCTGCAAATGTTGCAATCCCATCCAACCTAATCCCGGGCGCATGTCTTCCGTTTCATCAATCCGACCGAGATTGGGCGTCAAGTCGGTTTTTTTCCACGGCAGCGGGTTTCCAAACATCGGCATACCGCTAACGATGGTTTGCGGGTTCGAGCGGCCCACGGGAGCAAAGATGATGACATCGTATTTTGCCCGCAATGTGGGATTCTGCGCGACATCCTGTGTGCTGATGTAATCAAAAGGAACTTTGTATTTATCGAATTCCAATCGCCACCAACCTTCGTCCTGCGTGCTCAACCAGGTGTGCATGATCGCAATGCGCGCGGCCTTGACCGGATGGGTTTTGACCGAAGGCGCAGCATCCGTCGCAAATACTTTCAGCCCCAACTCGGCGGCCGCAGCGTTCAGGTCATTTTGGCTGACCCCGCGAATTACCAGCGAACCGCGATTGAATTTCGTCCCGGCGGCTTCAAAGGCTTCTTCAGTGGCATCAAACTGCGCATCTTTGAACCGATAGCGAAGTGTAATCAGGGCGTTATCGGCATTGTGGTTCACCAGAAAGACCGCGCCGGTTCCGTTGACGCCGCCTGCGGCTTTCACGTCGCCGCTGATTTTTTCCATCGGCGCTTCCAGGGCTTTTACGTCCGTCACGCGAACGACTTGCACGTTGCCGAGTTCGCCAAATGTCCAGGCCGTGTCATCATAAATGCTCTTTTGCGGATCGTTCGGCGACCAGTACTGATAGTCGAGCATCATGTCAGCGATGCGGCTGTACGGTTGATCCATGCGCACCAGATAGGTTCCTGCCGGAAAAGTTCGTGTGCTCGACTCCTGATTGCCATTTTTGCCATTGCCAGCGTTCGGGCCGCTACCACTTGTGACCGTTTCGCCCGAAGCGGCGACAGGTTGTTGCGGTCGTTTCTTGCTGGGGATGGTAACAGTAAACGGCGCGGTCGCGCGATGAACTTCGCACCCTTGCAGTTGCAACAATCGCAGCAATTCCGCTTGTCCGCCGGGGCGCGGATCGTCGCCCGGAAATACATACGCCGCTGGTCCGGAAACCGTCGGTTTTAGGATGGAGTTTTTGCTTTTCAGGAAAAAGTTTCGCAGGAAGTATTGGCGGTTCGCAGCAAACTGAGCCAGCGAAACCAGAATCCCTGTCTGCTGGTAGTTGTTGTTGTTGCGCTGTGACCAGATGGTTTTGGGCAGCGGCGGATTCTGTCTATACCAGGTGCGCTGGTATTCGCTCGGCGAAAGTGTGCGTTCGATGGTGTCGGCTCCACCATTGCCGAAAGTCTCATACAAACGGCTGATTCCGTTGTGCGACGCGGCAATGAACATCAAGTAGCTCGGCGACCAGGTGTCGAACGTGCCGTAGGTGAATACGCCGGGCATGCCGAATTTGGTCATTTCGCCGACGTTGTTCCAACCGATGAAATGCCATTCGTTCGTCAGAATCGGATCGAGCCAGGCGTTGTACGGTTCTGCGCCGACGGTGTTGTCGTACATATACGCCACCGATTCGTGCAGGTCATGCAACACTTGGGGTTTCCAGAACTGATAGGTTTTTAGTACGTTGCGCGTCAGGTGCAGCGCCAGCGACATTGCATCGCGATTGTTGTCGTGCGCCACGTAATGTCCCCAATACACCAGGTTCGGCCAGTTTTTCCCCGGATTGGCCAAATGCCAGTTGTAGACATCCACTTGCCGGTCGCGCCCATCCACTTCGATTACCGGCGTGATCAACACGATGGCGTTATCGCGAATGAATTTGATGTACGCGCTGTCGTCCACAATCAACCGATATGCCAGTTCCATCAATGCCGTTGGCGAACCGGTTTCGGGCGAATGAATTGTGCCGGTCAGGTAATAAATCGGCACGGTGTCAGGAATCAGTTTTTCGGCTTCGTCATCGTCGAGGTTGATCAATCGCGGGTCGGCCAGTTTGGTCAACCGCGCACGATTTTCTTCCAGCCTGGACATATTGGCTTCGGAACTGACAGCGACGGCGATCATTTCGCGGTCTTCTTCGGTTTTGCCGATGCTGAAAACTTTGGCGCGCGGGCTCACCCGTTCCAGCATTCGCATGTACCTATAAACTTCGTGTGAATACGGCAGCTTGCCGGGCGCACCGGCTACGTCGCCGAGCACGGCTTTGGGTGTGGGCACTTTCGACGACGCAGGCAGGTAATCGGTCAGGGGCGAATTGAAAAACGGCTGTGTCGTGTATTCACGAATCTTGCGCGTGTACTCTTCGTCAATCGGCTGTTTCGGATCGCGTCCGGGTTTGATGTTGACGGCATTCTGCGCCAGCGCGATGAACGCCATCGCGGCAACCAAACACAGACTGCGAACAAGCAGAGTCGGTTTCATAGCGTGTCTCCTGATTTTGTTGAATGAAAAAGGCAGGCGTAAGGATACGAAACAATTGGCCAGAACGAAATGAGTTGACAGACGGCTGAGGAAAAATTTGCCACTGCGTGGTCGTATGTCACTTCACCCACCGAAGCGGAAAATCCGTCACGCGCTGGCAAGCTTTCAATTCAATAGTCGCGTTTGCGGCTTCGGCTTCTTTGCGGAGCCTGGCACGTTCGGCGGCGTCCCAAGCGGCTGGCTTCGTTGGTTTATCGGTTTGTTCGGCTTCAGTGATTGTGCGGACAACAAGCAGATATTTCCCCGGCGCGACATTGGTGAAAGCGAAGAAACCATCATCAGCGCGAATTTCGGCAAAACGGAGCACATCGTCTTTCGCTTCCGGTTCGGCGGGTAACAAATGCACGCGCAAGCGAGAAGGTAGTTTTCCGGTCGTCGTCACTTTACCTTTCAATCCGGCTGCGCCTTCGCCAAGCGTGACGGTCAGATTGGAAACTTTTTCTCCGGATTTGAGCGTGACGCCGTTGCGACCGGCTTCGCGCGCGGCAGGATTGGCCGCCGGTGCCGATGGCAACTGAACGGATTTTACAAACCAGTGTTCATCCGGCAGTTGCAAATCGAGAAAATACTGTCCGGCCTTCAATCCGTTGAGCGTGAAAGCGCCTTTGTCATCGGGCGCTGCGGCCATTGAAACTC
Encoded proteins:
- a CDS encoding GMC family oxidoreductase, yielding MTLQNIKLPDDKAVNLGKVYDAIVVGSGAAGGMAAHVLTSHGMKVLLLEAGKRIDTSKELKSDEWPYEHPRRGEMPPDRHALLPNEYTIRKPPYAAGIKANHVHSYVQAWGGSDYSKNLIVDEKDHPYTGSNYAWVRARALGGKTNIWGRLALRLSDYDFKATSRDGYGMNWPIEYKDIQPYYDRVDLLLGISGVKENLPYLPDSIFQRPVRLNEAEVHLRGSLAKMGRTLTPYRAGVTTDGVKNKYRMRCFSRGACNRRAGGCDIHAAFDSPTGLIFPAFDGGNLTIRTNATVREVLVDTNTGKARGVAFIDTVTGKNYEAKAKVIVLAASTLESARLLLLSKSRQHPNGIGNSSGHVGHNFCEHVMGPGVTGIYKQKIGALRTNDDGRPGGFYLARFRNLTEKNPKFIRGYGFEGGSGTTIFPGDAIEQPGFGAGYKKKVRDYAGAFIDMGAFGEVLARYENYVELDPQMKDRWGIPVLRFNYHFGDNEKKMCEDMAETAQEMFEAAGIEIVSVNKRILTEGWSIHELGTARMGNDPKTSVLNQYQQSHDVKNLFVVDGSSHVSAANQNPTWTIMALAWRSCDYLAGEFKRGNL
- a CDS encoding S9 family peptidase, giving the protein MTQRLSLALSLVLILTVAALAQTKRAMTPEDVVALNRASDPQISYDSRRIAFVVTVWDRENDRFNSDLWMVNDARETVRLTTNPKRDDHPRWSPDQRRLAFLSDRGDDGVQVYALNLQGGEPEKLTFHKAPVTDFEWSPDGRFIAFIAEEPREKPKTKAPIVADEDYRFAQLWLLEIATGEVKQLTKGTRHITGFSWAWNSQQIVFTARQTPKLLDGATTEVFTIPVNWQSATVDSASAKQLTKGNGAESDARFSPDGRWISYLAHADGDANVGPDHIHLIPANGGEARALAKTFDGYIHAHRWVFDSQRLVFNAGLGVNEQIYTMNINDQTPQAMTRSDGVNPAFSVTPDGMNIAFVHENPRIPSEIALLAARIMVPVFLTQLNPKAAEFALGQVEAIKWKSNDGTDIEGLLVYPVGYQTGRRVPLLTYVHGGPEGAYTKSFNATWSAFPQVYAANGYAVFLPNFRGSSNYGAKFAQSNAKLVGKVDYEDILSGVDYLVKLGVADETKLAVAGWSYGGYMSGWIIGHTNRFKCAAYGAGLSNAVSYWGTADIVAQRERLHGGTPWDARKMFDEQSPLSYLTNAKTPTLIFHGEKDERVPLGQSQETYRTLKRLGVTTQLVVYPDQGHGILVPSYQQDKMRREYAWIEKYISGRMTTASASK
- a CDS encoding BlaI/MecI/CopY family transcriptional regulator, which produces MPREVSKTFTDKELEIMRVVWELGEATARQIQEAVPGEPHYNSVLTIIRVLERKGHLTHRVEGKAHVYRAKAKPEKARNKVLSHLIGQVFGGSPASLVLHLVETGDLTEDDLNEIRQKAAARAEALSAAETSQPSKPAKSKKGDSK
- a CDS encoding DUF4440 domain-containing protein; this translates as MNTWTSFLTLTGKGFAWLFAWSWQSLVLLASVWLGLKLLRTKSPALRHQIWLIALATVALLPFLAIVAKQLPLSQSNSRTLHYVTAISDSANFAISGTASPTEPVIKKADFTTTTPISKNPIPAWPPVRQFAWMTMFLLWAAGVFVGLFRFWRQYKTLKQLRVNSQPISPTELDCAECAPDLLNVGTSISLSAEISSPILVGVRRPMILLPADITDWTGADERQAMIRHELAHVERRDHWINLLPTLLHIVFFFHPMVRYACRQLGLERELACDDQVVSLGITAETYAESILKVAERSLAQSWSPRGAHQLALFSAKHILERRIEMILNKDRARVIARQWKYLLLPAAMIALVAWLLIPAGSAKPGLAHPQTGSADSKFQLVKSLGDNKAYNQLIEMALHNPDAELRRLAAIKITEIEGDGSTDAMLELYRKTDDLEVKQMIVETFARTSEIEPLTKIALTDSSPEMRARALSRIKWLKENSESADVRAWNVPGLQEQLNTLQDQPPPPPPPPPTEEMTVEAGKPLNPLRWQRDKNSIFALLREAVSANINHDTAFFERVLDDDYVSTGPSGETMNKAQVIADVKRLDYTVKKFEFDDLRISSFDGGAFATFLGTVYFQTNGVDSTVQYRYTINFIERNGELKIAADHLSRKL
- a CDS encoding aldo/keto reductase; this translates as MRTRKLGNSGLEVTPLCLGCNVFGWNIDEPTAFGLLDAMVASGLNFLDTADVYSRWAPGNSGGESETIIGNWLNRSGARDKVIIATKVGMEMGEGKKGLSKSYILQAVEDSLRRLQTDYIDLYQSHTDDAQTPLEETLEAYAALIQQGKVRAIGASNYTAERLAEALELGENGFPRYECLQPFYNLYDRADYEEELEPLCAESNVGVIPYFSLAKGFLSGKYRSEDDLSKSVRGQGVKMYLNDRGFRILAALDQIAEQTDATPASVALAWLIARPGITAPIASATSLEQLNELVEATALELSPSAIAVLDQASAY